A genomic region of Micromonospora sp. NBC_01796 contains the following coding sequences:
- a CDS encoding methyltransferase: MPVPLPPEVARAFMETDEAPSAHLDMLNAISFRTAGAGLRLGVFEELANGPLPVASLAERIGADPLGLRLLLDALVGFGYLVQPGDAYANSENTSRWLLRSTPDSFAPVLSFWTTVVTELWGDLETSVRQGGPTGDFYAWLERRPETLADFQTMLRRLAGWLSEEVITLVPAPPSGGRLLDLGGGHAGYTAAFCQAYPELRATVVDLPGALSQGRAVVESAGLTDRVELRPGDLLTADLGAGYDLVLLFNIVHGYDDSQVAALLDRVAAALNPGGRVVLLEPLAEVPERPPGVADAFVRAFSLNLFHTQGGRAYAFDELAKLLTAAGFGEPEERMLTRSDADHLVIATRT, translated from the coding sequence ATGCCGGTGCCGTTGCCGCCCGAGGTCGCCCGCGCGTTCATGGAGACCGACGAAGCCCCCTCGGCCCACCTCGACATGCTGAACGCGATCTCGTTCCGTACCGCCGGAGCCGGTCTGCGGCTCGGGGTCTTCGAGGAACTGGCCAACGGGCCGCTACCGGTCGCGTCACTGGCCGAACGGATCGGCGCGGACCCGCTCGGGCTGCGCCTGCTGCTCGACGCCCTGGTCGGGTTCGGCTACCTGGTCCAGCCCGGCGACGCGTACGCGAACAGCGAGAACACCAGCCGCTGGCTGCTGCGGTCCACCCCGGACAGTTTCGCCCCGGTACTGTCGTTCTGGACGACCGTGGTGACCGAACTCTGGGGCGACCTGGAGACCTCGGTCCGCCAGGGCGGGCCGACCGGTGACTTCTACGCCTGGCTGGAGCGGCGCCCGGAGACGCTGGCCGACTTCCAGACCATGCTCCGCCGGCTCGCCGGTTGGCTGTCCGAAGAGGTCATCACCCTGGTCCCCGCTCCCCCGTCCGGTGGTCGACTGCTGGACCTCGGTGGCGGGCACGCCGGCTACACCGCCGCGTTCTGCCAGGCGTACCCGGAACTGCGCGCCACGGTGGTGGACCTGCCCGGCGCCCTGTCCCAGGGCCGGGCGGTGGTCGAGTCCGCCGGGCTCACCGACCGGGTCGAGCTGCGACCCGGCGACCTGCTCACCGCCGACCTCGGCGCCGGCTACGACCTGGTCCTGCTCTTCAACATCGTCCACGGGTACGACGACAGCCAGGTCGCCGCACTGCTCGACCGGGTCGCCGCAGCGCTCAACCCCGGTGGCCGGGTGGTCCTGCTGGAGCCGCTCGCCGAGGTCCCCGAGCGCCCGCCGGGCGTCGCCGACGCGTTCGTACGCGCCTTCAGCCTCAACCTGTTCCACACCCAGGGGGGCAGGGCGTACGCCTTCGACGAACTGGCGAAGCTGCTCACCGCGGCCGGTTTCGGCGAACCGGAGGAGCGGATGCTGACCCGCTCCGACGCCGACCACCTCGTCATCGCCACCCGTACCTGA
- a CDS encoding non-ribosomal peptide synthetase — protein sequence MTEVDSAAREQLIRELLARRGVTSARRSTSVPVRAPGTRIPLSPLQEGLWFLDRLDPGNGAYALSVAVTVTGTLDPAALRSAVDAVQDRHEALRTVFHLDDGRTEQVVLAPGDPRIRIPIEVNDLRDEPGDREAHADRLARACIETGFDLEQGPLVRIQLTRIEPDEHLLVLSLHHIIADERSLSTVFGEVLDGLLGGTTAPPPSVQYPDYVLWRQQALDAGLTQRQRDFWAGQLAGASGALELPTDRSRPPVQTFAGATHRFEVPAELTGALDGLARSTGCTRFMLVLTALQVLLHRWTGEEDICVGSPVSTRSTPELQSVVGLMVNSLALRTDLSGDPSLGDALQRVRRTCVDSLDHADLPLNQVVELADLPRDPSRNPLFQVMCVVNPPVEGRQSPGLEVRPVGFGRETSRMDLTVLFYETHPTLSGVLDYNTDLFDPSTIGRFADRLQLVLRALVGDPDRRLSELDLLGPDDRQTLTGWNDTGDAAEPPHGLAELIRARAVAAPDAPAVVDGDRVLSYGELDRRADRLARRLRRAGVGPEVPVGLVLPAGTAAVVGILGILRAGGAYLPLDPGHPPARLLGLLADAQAPVLLADPADAHRFAAHPGPVLSVDDPDAGDDTTPLPVTRPDQLAYVIYTSGSTGTPKGVMVTHRTAVNLTRAFVDLHAIGPGDRLLMLPPLSFDASVGDLFPALVAGAALVVHRRPAELTGPDLLRLCAERGITLVDTAAPLWARWVADLAGAAPRTDTGLRALMIGGEAAQTGAVRGWAEATGGTVRIHNHYGPTEATVCATTYETVDAAELPGLGQLPIGRPLAGVRVHLLDARLRPVPIGFTGEVYVGGTAPARGYLGAPGLTALRFVADPYGPPGARLYRTGDLARHRPDGTLEFLGRTDRQVKIRGHRIDLGEVEVACAAQPGVARAAVTVRDDGTGPRLVAYLVPAGVPAPTTAVIRAGLRERLPDYLVPAHVVFLPELPLNSHGKLDLAALPAPADQPLDDDHVPPRTPTERALAGIWAGLLDRNRVGARDNFFDLGGHSLLAGPLAARITADLGVDLPLRALFETADLAGLAERIDRARAGHAGHRLDPDRVRRDAVLPDDVADRLPGGQPAAVPETVLVTGATGFLGAHLLADWLDHSRAELHCLVRAGTPQAATDRVRDNLLRYGLWRDEYHGRLVGVPGDLGEPGLGLDRGDFDALADRTDLVLHNGGLVNFLMPYERLRPANVNGTLEVLRLAAAGRPTAVQLVSTLGVFLTPDRVGGVVDERDAPDDCTGLGDGYNSTKWAADALVRAARARGLSVSVHRPARITGHAGTGVGNADDYFSRLLKTFVQLGAVPEIPDDHADLAPVDYVGRAIGHLSRQPGSRNDDFHYYNNHTISFADLAGALSGFGYPVDLVPYDRWRAALLARPDVALAPFTPLFGEQAPRRTQPNFDCTRTETALAPAGITCPPADPALVHTYLAWYVRTGFLAPPPGSTDSGSTHG from the coding sequence GTGACCGAGGTCGACTCCGCCGCCCGCGAGCAGCTCATCCGGGAGCTGCTCGCCCGGCGGGGGGTGACCTCCGCCCGCCGTTCGACCAGCGTCCCGGTACGGGCACCCGGCACCCGGATCCCGCTCTCCCCACTACAGGAGGGGCTCTGGTTCCTCGACCGGCTCGACCCCGGCAACGGCGCGTACGCGCTGTCCGTCGCGGTGACGGTCACCGGCACCCTGGACCCCGCCGCCCTGCGTTCGGCGGTCGACGCCGTCCAGGACCGGCACGAGGCCCTGCGTACGGTGTTCCACCTCGACGACGGCCGGACCGAGCAGGTGGTGCTGGCGCCCGGTGATCCGCGGATCCGGATTCCGATCGAGGTCAACGATCTCCGCGACGAACCGGGTGACCGGGAGGCGCACGCCGACCGGCTCGCCCGCGCCTGCATCGAGACCGGCTTCGACCTGGAACAAGGGCCGCTGGTACGGATCCAGCTGACCCGGATCGAGCCGGACGAGCACCTGCTCGTCCTGAGCCTGCACCACATCATCGCCGACGAGCGGTCGCTGTCGACGGTCTTCGGCGAGGTACTGGACGGGCTGCTCGGCGGCACCACCGCGCCACCGCCTTCGGTGCAGTACCCGGACTACGTGCTCTGGCGGCAGCAGGCGCTCGACGCGGGGCTGACGCAGCGACAGCGGGACTTCTGGGCCGGGCAGCTCGCGGGGGCGTCGGGCGCGTTGGAGTTGCCCACCGACCGGTCGCGTCCGCCGGTGCAGACGTTCGCCGGGGCGACCCACCGGTTCGAGGTGCCGGCGGAACTGACCGGTGCCCTCGACGGGCTGGCCCGGTCCACCGGGTGTACCCGGTTCATGCTGGTCCTGACCGCGTTGCAGGTGCTGCTGCACCGGTGGACCGGCGAGGAGGACATCTGCGTCGGCTCACCGGTCTCCACCCGGTCCACCCCGGAACTGCAGTCCGTGGTCGGGCTGATGGTGAACAGCCTGGCGCTGCGTACCGACCTGTCGGGGGATCCGAGCCTCGGCGACGCGTTGCAGCGGGTACGGCGTACCTGCGTCGACTCGCTCGACCACGCCGACCTTCCGCTGAACCAGGTGGTGGAGCTGGCCGACCTGCCCCGCGACCCGAGTCGCAACCCGCTGTTCCAGGTGATGTGCGTGGTCAACCCCCCGGTCGAGGGGCGGCAGTCGCCGGGACTCGAGGTGCGGCCGGTGGGCTTCGGCCGGGAGACCTCGCGGATGGACCTCACCGTGCTGTTCTACGAGACCCACCCGACCCTGTCCGGGGTGCTCGACTACAACACCGACCTGTTCGACCCCTCGACCATCGGCCGGTTCGCCGACCGGCTGCAACTCGTACTCCGGGCGCTCGTCGGCGACCCGGACCGGCGACTGTCCGAACTGGATCTGCTCGGCCCCGACGACCGGCAGACCCTGACCGGGTGGAACGACACCGGGGACGCGGCGGAACCACCGCACGGGTTGGCGGAGCTGATCCGTGCGCGGGCGGTAGCGGCGCCGGACGCACCGGCGGTGGTCGACGGCGACCGGGTGCTCAGCTACGGCGAACTCGACCGGCGGGCCGACCGGCTGGCCCGGCGGCTGCGCCGCGCCGGGGTGGGCCCGGAGGTCCCGGTCGGACTGGTCCTGCCCGCCGGTACGGCGGCGGTCGTCGGCATCCTCGGCATCCTCCGGGCCGGCGGGGCGTACCTGCCGCTGGATCCGGGTCACCCGCCCGCGCGGCTGCTCGGGCTGCTCGCCGACGCGCAGGCACCGGTGCTCCTGGCCGACCCGGCCGACGCGCACCGCTTCGCCGCCCACCCCGGCCCGGTCCTGTCCGTGGACGACCCCGACGCGGGCGACGACACCACGCCGTTGCCGGTGACCCGGCCGGACCAGCTCGCGTACGTCATCTACACCTCCGGTTCCACCGGTACGCCCAAGGGCGTGATGGTCACCCACCGGACCGCGGTCAACCTGACCCGCGCCTTCGTCGACCTGCACGCGATCGGACCCGGCGACCGGCTGTTGATGCTGCCGCCGCTCAGCTTCGACGCCTCGGTCGGCGACCTGTTCCCGGCCCTGGTCGCCGGGGCGGCCCTGGTCGTGCACCGGCGACCGGCGGAACTGACCGGGCCGGACCTGCTCCGCCTCTGCGCCGAGCGGGGCATCACCCTGGTCGACACCGCCGCCCCGCTCTGGGCCCGGTGGGTGGCGGACCTGGCCGGCGCGGCTCCGCGTACGGACACCGGGTTGCGGGCGCTGATGATCGGCGGCGAGGCGGCCCAGACCGGGGCGGTACGCGGCTGGGCGGAAGCCACCGGCGGCACCGTACGGATCCACAACCACTACGGCCCGACCGAGGCGACCGTCTGCGCCACCACGTACGAGACCGTGGACGCCGCCGAGCTGCCCGGTCTCGGCCAGTTGCCGATCGGGCGCCCGCTGGCCGGGGTCCGGGTGCACCTGCTCGACGCCCGGCTGCGCCCGGTGCCGATCGGCTTCACCGGCGAGGTGTACGTCGGCGGCACCGCACCGGCCCGTGGTTACCTCGGCGCGCCGGGGCTCACCGCGCTGCGTTTTGTCGCCGACCCGTACGGGCCCCCTGGTGCGCGGCTCTACCGGACCGGTGACCTGGCCCGGCACCGGCCGGACGGGACGCTGGAGTTCCTCGGCCGCACCGACCGGCAGGTGAAGATCCGTGGGCACCGGATCGACCTGGGCGAGGTGGAGGTCGCCTGCGCGGCGCAACCGGGGGTGGCGCGGGCGGCGGTGACGGTCCGCGACGACGGGACCGGGCCGCGCCTGGTCGCGTACCTGGTGCCGGCGGGCGTGCCGGCGCCGACGACGGCCGTGATCCGGGCCGGGTTGCGGGAACGGCTGCCCGACTACCTGGTGCCCGCGCACGTGGTGTTCCTGCCCGAGCTGCCGCTGAACTCGCACGGCAAACTCGACCTGGCGGCCCTGCCCGCCCCGGCCGACCAGCCGCTCGACGATGACCACGTGCCGCCCCGGACCCCGACCGAACGCGCCCTCGCCGGCATCTGGGCCGGGCTGCTCGACCGGAACCGGGTCGGCGCCCGGGACAACTTCTTCGACCTCGGTGGACACTCGCTGCTCGCCGGCCCCCTGGCCGCCCGGATCACCGCCGACCTCGGCGTGGACCTACCGCTGCGGGCACTGTTCGAAACCGCCGACCTGGCCGGTCTCGCCGAGCGGATCGACCGGGCCCGCGCCGGGCACGCCGGCCACCGGCTCGACCCCGATCGGGTACGCCGAGACGCCGTCCTCCCCGACGACGTCGCCGACCGCCTGCCGGGAGGACAACCGGCGGCGGTACCGGAGACGGTCCTGGTCACCGGGGCCACCGGATTCCTCGGCGCGCACCTGCTCGCGGACTGGCTCGACCACAGCCGGGCGGAGCTGCACTGTCTGGTCCGGGCCGGCACCCCACAGGCCGCCACCGACCGGGTACGCGACAACCTGCTCCGCTACGGCCTCTGGCGCGACGAGTACCACGGTCGTCTGGTCGGCGTACCGGGGGATCTCGGTGAACCGGGGCTCGGGCTGGACCGGGGGGACTTCGACGCCCTGGCCGACCGTACCGACCTGGTCCTGCACAACGGTGGGCTGGTCAACTTCCTGATGCCGTACGAGCGGCTCCGGCCGGCGAACGTGAACGGCACCCTGGAGGTGCTCCGGCTGGCCGCCGCCGGGCGCCCGACCGCCGTGCAGCTCGTCTCGACCCTCGGGGTGTTCCTCACCCCGGACCGGGTCGGTGGGGTGGTCGACGAGCGGGACGCACCGGACGACTGCACCGGGCTCGGCGACGGTTACAACTCCACCAAGTGGGCGGCGGACGCGCTGGTCCGGGCGGCGCGGGCGCGTGGACTGTCGGTGAGCGTGCACCGGCCGGCCAGGATCACCGGCCACGCCGGGACCGGGGTCGGCAACGCCGACGACTACTTCAGCCGGTTGTTGAAGACGTTCGTGCAGCTCGGCGCGGTGCCGGAGATCCCCGACGACCACGCCGACCTGGCCCCGGTCGACTACGTGGGGCGGGCGATCGGGCACCTGTCCCGGCAGCCGGGCAGCCGGAACGACGACTTCCACTACTACAACAACCACACCATCTCCTTCGCCGACCTGGCCGGTGCGCTGAGCGGTTTCGGCTACCCGGTCGACCTGGTGCCGTACGACCGGTGGCGGGCCGCTCTGCTGGCCCGGCCGGACGTGGCCCTGGCACCGTTCACCCCGCTCTTCGGCGAGCAGGCGCCCCGGCGTACCCAGCCGAATTTCGACTGCACCCGGACCGAGACGGCGCTGGCGCCGGCCGGCATCACCTGCCCGCCCGCGGACCCGGCGCTGGTCCACACCTACCTGGCCTGGTACGTCCGCACCGGGTTCCTCGCCCCGCCGCCAGGCTCCACCGATTCCGGGAGTACGCATGGCTGA
- a CDS encoding DUF6875 domain-containing protein — MLIHPEQPACVLVEQFDLTTEAVHPLLAGVEDKLLSVLRWAREYLCRPHPELGRKGPVCPFAQASLDRGMFYLAVHRGETVEPGALDELLMTYRDWFRQLPPTTGPAAQFKTILLTLPDVPQAEANAIVDATQERLKPQYVAEGLMIGEFHSGPPDKAGLWNLDFRPLYSPVPLLAIRHMVSSDFPFLADDPGSVATYLRLFGANTPPALRSRVTAAANEFGLPAPHPAPVIPRPPVPQLADQQGAAAS, encoded by the coding sequence GTGCTGATCCATCCCGAACAACCGGCCTGCGTGCTGGTGGAACAGTTCGACCTGACCACCGAGGCGGTCCACCCGCTGCTGGCGGGCGTCGAGGACAAACTCCTCAGCGTGCTCCGGTGGGCCCGCGAGTACCTCTGCCGACCCCATCCGGAGCTGGGACGCAAGGGACCGGTCTGCCCGTTCGCGCAGGCGTCCCTGGACCGGGGCATGTTCTACCTGGCGGTGCACCGGGGCGAGACGGTCGAACCGGGTGCCCTCGACGAGCTGCTGATGACCTACCGCGACTGGTTCCGCCAGCTACCGCCCACCACCGGCCCGGCCGCCCAGTTCAAGACCATCCTGCTGACCCTGCCGGACGTGCCGCAGGCCGAGGCGAACGCCATCGTCGACGCCACCCAGGAACGCCTGAAACCGCAGTACGTCGCCGAGGGCCTGATGATCGGCGAGTTCCACAGTGGTCCGCCGGACAAGGCGGGGCTGTGGAACCTCGACTTCCGGCCGCTGTACAGCCCGGTGCCGCTGCTCGCGATCCGGCACATGGTCTCGTCGGACTTCCCGTTCCTGGCCGACGATCCCGGCTCGGTCGCCACGTACCTGCGCCTGTTCGGCGCCAACACGCCGCCGGCCCTGCGCAGCCGGGTCACCGCCGCGGCGAACGAGTTCGGCCTCCCTGCGCCCCATCCGGCACCGGTGATCCCGCGACCGCCGGTGCCCCAACTGGCCGACCAGCAAGGAGCAGCAGCATCATGA
- a CDS encoding amino acid adenylation domain-containing protein produces MSEGNGTGHTGTTPNKRALLARMLTERANAPRTYPVSFGQQRLWFLDRFQPGDPVYNIPVAFRLRGLIDVDALRAALELIVRRHGALRTTFADSGGEPVQVVRADAGPVLEITDLTGASADDAARLLWQEARRPFDLAHGPLFRARLVRTADDDHHLSLCLHHIVSDAWSLGVLFTELNTAYGALCAGRSPQLPDLPAQYADYALWQREKLAGPALRDQLDYWLDQLRGAPALLTLPTDRPRPAAQSYRGAVHYWDFSAPLLRRIQEFNQSSGATMFMTLMAAFTALLSRSSGQDELVVGTPVAGRNHADLEPLIGFFVNTLPLRVSVAGLPSFRELVDRVREATLGGLANGDVPFEKLVEELAPERSLGHAPVFQTQLIVQNTPPAILALGEVTATSLLVDSGTAKFDLSLVGEMTPDGVMHMAVEYDTALFDADTVARLARQLTTLLDVALADPDRSVAEIPLLAGVERWRSVVDWNNTARGLPPVASVLELLPTDDSEAGGVPAVSGPDGAVDPAELHQRAARLAYVLRARGVAPDSPVGICLERGVGMLVGVLGAWQAGAGYLPLDPSLPADRLRYLLDDSGATVVVTQRSVREKLADLLADVPVVICLDDDAAELAAAPADADPVPAHPDGLAYLIYTSGSTGRPKGVAVPHRAVLNLVASFHDDLGLTPADRFAAVTTLSFDISVLELLVPLLSGTPLTIVDTAVTGDGTALRQRLVADGITAMQATPATWRLLLATGGVPERLRLRLCGGEALPRDLADALIADGATLWNCYGPTETTVWSAATPVAPSPAAIDLGTPIANTELYVLDRIGQPVPVGVVGEVHIGGLGVVRGYPGRPGLTASRFVPDPFTNRPGARLYATGDLARQRADGRLEFLGRTDHQVKIRGFRIELGEIEEQLRAHDLVTDAVVTTWAAGSDDTRLVAYVVPSAAGTADLWSVLRPWLATRLPGYMVPATLVTLSALPVNANGKTDRGALPQPDWRDAVTVERVAPRNPVEQTLADIWQQVLGVERVGVHDDFFQLGGHSLLAAQALSRIGTAFEMDVPIRVLFEAPTVATMTDALVAREPVPGHVVTVAELRRDLDGMSTEQLRSLLGEPS; encoded by the coding sequence ATGAGCGAAGGAAACGGGACGGGTCACACCGGTACCACGCCGAACAAGCGGGCCCTGCTGGCACGCATGCTGACCGAGCGGGCGAACGCCCCCCGCACGTACCCGGTGTCGTTCGGGCAGCAGCGGCTGTGGTTCCTCGACCGGTTCCAGCCCGGCGACCCGGTCTACAACATCCCGGTCGCGTTCCGGCTGCGCGGCCTGATCGACGTCGACGCGCTGCGGGCCGCCCTGGAGCTGATCGTCCGGCGGCACGGCGCCCTGCGTACCACCTTCGCCGACTCGGGCGGCGAACCGGTGCAGGTCGTACGCGCCGACGCCGGCCCGGTGCTGGAGATCACCGACCTGACCGGGGCGTCGGCCGACGACGCCGCACGGCTGCTCTGGCAGGAGGCCCGTCGCCCGTTCGACCTGGCCCACGGACCCCTGTTCCGGGCCCGGCTGGTCCGGACCGCCGACGACGACCACCACCTGTCGCTCTGCCTGCACCACATCGTCTCCGACGCCTGGTCGCTGGGGGTGCTGTTCACCGAGCTGAACACCGCGTACGGGGCCCTGTGCGCCGGGCGGTCGCCACAGCTGCCCGACCTCCCGGCCCAGTACGCCGACTACGCGCTCTGGCAGCGGGAGAAGCTCGCCGGCCCGGCACTGCGGGACCAGCTCGACTACTGGCTGGACCAGTTGCGCGGCGCACCGGCCCTGCTCACCCTCCCCACGGACCGGCCCCGCCCGGCGGCCCAGTCCTACCGGGGCGCGGTGCACTACTGGGACTTCTCCGCCCCGCTGCTGCGCCGGATCCAGGAGTTCAACCAGTCCAGCGGCGCCACCATGTTCATGACCCTGATGGCCGCCTTCACCGCGCTGCTGTCCCGGTCCAGCGGGCAGGACGAGCTGGTCGTCGGCACCCCGGTCGCCGGGCGCAACCACGCCGACCTGGAACCGCTGATCGGCTTCTTCGTCAACACGCTGCCGCTGCGGGTGTCGGTTGCCGGTCTACCGAGCTTCCGGGAGCTGGTCGACCGGGTCCGCGAGGCCACCCTCGGCGGGTTGGCCAACGGCGACGTCCCGTTCGAGAAGCTGGTCGAGGAGTTGGCGCCGGAACGCAGCCTGGGCCACGCCCCGGTCTTCCAGACCCAGCTGATCGTGCAGAACACCCCGCCGGCCATCCTCGCGTTGGGCGAGGTGACCGCCACCTCGCTGCTGGTCGACAGCGGCACCGCCAAGTTCGACCTCTCCCTGGTCGGCGAGATGACCCCGGACGGGGTCATGCACATGGCCGTCGAGTACGACACCGCCCTGTTCGACGCCGACACGGTGGCCCGGCTGGCCCGCCAGCTCACCACCCTGCTCGACGTGGCGCTCGCCGACCCGGACCGGTCGGTGGCGGAGATCCCGCTGCTCGCCGGGGTGGAGCGTTGGCGTTCGGTGGTCGACTGGAACAACACCGCCCGGGGCCTGCCACCGGTCGCCTCGGTGCTGGAGCTGCTGCCGACCGACGACTCGGAGGCGGGCGGGGTTCCGGCGGTCAGCGGCCCGGACGGCGCGGTCGACCCGGCCGAGCTGCACCAGCGGGCGGCCAGGTTGGCGTACGTGCTGCGGGCCCGTGGGGTGGCGCCGGACAGCCCGGTCGGGATCTGCCTCGAACGCGGGGTCGGGATGCTGGTCGGGGTGCTCGGTGCCTGGCAGGCCGGTGCGGGTTACCTGCCGCTGGACCCGAGCCTGCCCGCCGACCGGTTGCGTTACCTGCTCGACGACTCCGGGGCCACGGTGGTGGTGACCCAGCGGTCGGTCCGGGAGAAGCTGGCCGACCTGCTGGCTGACGTACCCGTGGTGATCTGCCTGGACGACGATGCCGCCGAGCTGGCGGCGGCCCCGGCCGACGCGGACCCGGTCCCGGCGCACCCGGACGGGCTCGCCTACCTGATCTACACCTCGGGTTCGACCGGCAGGCCGAAGGGCGTCGCGGTCCCGCACCGGGCGGTGCTGAACCTGGTCGCCTCGTTCCACGACGACCTCGGACTCACCCCGGCCGACCGGTTCGCGGCCGTCACCACCCTCTCCTTCGACATCTCCGTGCTCGAACTGCTGGTCCCGCTGCTCAGCGGCACCCCGCTGACCATCGTGGACACCGCCGTCACCGGTGACGGCACCGCCCTGCGGCAACGGCTGGTCGCGGACGGGATCACCGCGATGCAGGCGACCCCGGCGACCTGGCGGCTGCTCCTGGCCACCGGTGGGGTGCCGGAACGGCTCCGGCTGCGGCTCTGCGGCGGGGAGGCCCTGCCCCGGGACCTCGCGGACGCGCTGATCGCGGACGGGGCGACGCTCTGGAACTGCTACGGCCCGACCGAGACCACGGTCTGGTCGGCCGCGACACCGGTGGCGCCGTCGCCGGCCGCCATCGACCTGGGTACGCCGATCGCCAACACCGAGCTGTACGTGCTGGACCGGATCGGCCAGCCGGTCCCGGTCGGCGTGGTCGGCGAGGTGCACATCGGCGGCCTGGGAGTGGTCCGGGGTTACCCGGGCCGGCCGGGGCTGACCGCGTCCCGGTTCGTCCCGGACCCGTTCACCAATCGGCCGGGCGCCAGGCTCTACGCCACCGGTGACCTGGCCCGGCAGCGCGCCGACGGGCGGCTCGAGTTCCTCGGCCGGACCGACCACCAGGTGAAGATCCGTGGTTTCCGGATCGAGCTGGGGGAAATCGAGGAGCAGTTGCGGGCCCACGACCTGGTCACCGACGCGGTGGTCACCACCTGGGCGGCCGGCTCGGACGACACCCGGCTGGTCGCGTACGTGGTGCCGTCCGCGGCCGGCACCGCGGACCTCTGGTCGGTGCTGCGCCCGTGGCTGGCCACCCGGCTGCCCGGTTACATGGTGCCGGCGACCCTGGTCACCCTGTCCGCGTTGCCGGTCAACGCGAACGGCAAGACCGACCGGGGCGCACTCCCGCAGCCGGACTGGCGGGACGCGGTGACCGTCGAGCGGGTCGCCCCGCGCAACCCGGTCGAGCAGACCCTGGCGGACATCTGGCAGCAGGTGCTGGGGGTGGAGCGGGTCGGCGTACACGACGACTTCTTCCAACTCGGCGGCCACTCCCTGCTCGCCGCGCAGGCGTTGAGCCGGATCGGGACCGCGTTCGAGATGGACGTGCCGATCCGGGTGCTGTTCGAGGCGCCGACCGTGGCCACGATGACCGACGCGCTGGTTGCCCGGGAACCCGTACCGGGGCATGTGGTGACCGTCGCGGAGCTTCGCCGGGACCTGGACGGGATGTCGACCGAGCAGCTCCGCAGCCTGCTGGGTGAGCCGTCGTGA
- a CDS encoding MFS transporter: MAERVRARLLIAVWVGQLVSLVGSSLTGFVLGVWVYQQTGSVTQFSLIFLASSLPAVLVAPFAGVIADRFDRRRVMLLSDLGAAIGTAALALLVATDSLEVWHIYLASALSAASSTVHQVSYQAMTPALVGKAHLARFNGLMQVTRAAQIAAPLIAGVLVVSIGIDGVLTIDLVTFAVASLTLLLVRLPVEATRPAAERTREPVLREAAAGWHYLRAHTGLWQLMVLFGAYNFLFGFAGVLVQPLILSFASPDTLGVLMFAGGAGLFAGSLVMTAWGGPTRRIHAVFGGLALGGVALVLHSLSPSAWLIAVVAPLFLFTLPIVNSSTMTLIQTKTEPKVLGRVLAAARVVGDASIPVSYLLAGPLADQVFEPLMRPDGALAGSVGTIVGTGDGRGTALVFAVVGTLMVLLVAFAWSRRSLRDVDDLPDALEPAAPAPTATAEPVRG; the protein is encoded by the coding sequence ATGGCTGAACGAGTCCGCGCCCGCCTGCTGATCGCGGTCTGGGTCGGTCAGCTCGTCTCCCTGGTCGGCTCCAGCCTGACCGGTTTCGTGCTCGGCGTCTGGGTGTACCAGCAGACCGGCTCGGTCACCCAGTTCTCGCTGATCTTCCTGGCCAGCAGCCTGCCGGCGGTCCTGGTCGCCCCGTTCGCCGGGGTGATCGCCGACCGGTTCGACCGCCGCAGGGTGATGCTGCTCAGCGACCTCGGCGCGGCGATCGGCACGGCCGCGCTCGCCCTGCTGGTGGCGACCGACAGTCTCGAGGTCTGGCACATCTACCTGGCCAGCGCACTCAGCGCCGCCTCGTCCACCGTGCACCAGGTCAGCTACCAGGCGATGACACCGGCCCTGGTCGGCAAGGCGCACCTGGCCCGGTTCAACGGGCTGATGCAGGTGACCAGGGCGGCCCAGATCGCCGCCCCGCTGATCGCCGGGGTCCTGGTGGTGAGCATCGGAATCGACGGGGTCCTCACCATCGACCTGGTCACCTTCGCGGTCGCGTCGCTGACCCTGCTGCTGGTCCGGCTGCCGGTCGAGGCGACCCGCCCGGCCGCCGAACGTACCCGCGAACCGGTGCTGCGGGAGGCCGCCGCCGGCTGGCACTACCTGCGCGCCCACACGGGGTTGTGGCAGCTCATGGTGCTCTTCGGGGCGTACAACTTCCTGTTCGGGTTCGCCGGTGTGCTGGTCCAGCCGCTGATCCTGTCGTTCGCCTCGCCGGACACCCTCGGGGTGCTGATGTTCGCCGGTGGCGCCGGACTCTTCGCCGGGAGCCTGGTGATGACCGCCTGGGGCGGACCGACCCGGCGGATCCACGCCGTCTTCGGCGGGCTGGCCCTCGGCGGGGTCGCCCTGGTGCTGCACTCGCTGAGCCCGTCGGCCTGGCTGATCGCCGTGGTGGCGCCGCTGTTCCTGTTCACCCTGCCGATCGTGAACAGCTCCACCATGACCCTGATCCAGACCAAGACCGAGCCGAAGGTCCTGGGCCGGGTGCTCGCCGCCGCGCGGGTCGTCGGTGACGCCAGCATCCCGGTGTCGTACCTGCTCGCCGGTCCCCTGGCCGACCAGGTCTTCGAACCCCTGATGCGCCCCGACGGTGCGCTGGCCGGCAGCGTCGGCACGATCGTCGGCACCGGCGACGGCCGGGGAACCGCCCTGGTCTTCGCGGTGGTCGGCACCCTCATGGTGCTGCTGGTGGCGTTCGCCTGGTCCCGCCGCTCACTGCGGGACGTCGACGACCTGCCCGACGCCCTGGAGCCGGCCGCTCCGGCACCGACCGCCACGGCCGAGCCCGTACGCGGCTGA